Proteins encoded within one genomic window of Campylobacter lari:
- the pgsA gene encoding CDP-diacylglycerol--glycerol-3-phosphate 3-phosphatidyltransferase — protein MNLPNILAFIRILLAPLLFFLLINDFENIHPSWVDYFACVIFSIAALTDFFDGYIARTWNQTTKLGAIIDPLADKMLILAAFLGLLLTQKADPWMVYIILVREFFITGFRVVMVSEKFDVSASFAGKIKTTFQMIAIIFLIMQWPFANTLLFIALVLTLYSAFEYILAYVKHLKKGIN, from the coding sequence ATGAATTTACCCAACATCTTAGCTTTTATAAGGATATTATTAGCTCCACTTTTGTTTTTTTTACTTATTAATGATTTTGAAAATATCCATCCTAGTTGGGTAGATTATTTTGCTTGTGTTATTTTTAGCATAGCTGCTTTAACTGATTTTTTCGATGGCTATATTGCAAGAACTTGGAATCAAACTACTAAACTTGGAGCTATTATAGATCCTTTAGCAGATAAAATGCTTATTCTAGCTGCATTTTTAGGGTTATTACTTACGCAAAAAGCTGATCCATGGATGGTTTACATTATCTTAGTAAGAGAATTTTTCATCACCGGCTTTAGAGTGGTTATGGTAAGTGAAAAATTTGATGTAAGTGCTTCTTTTGCAGGCAAAATAAAAACAACCTTTCAAATGATAGCTATTATATTTTTAATCATGCAATGGCCTTTTGCCAATACATTGTTATTTATTGCTTTAGTGCTTACACTTTATTCAGCTTTTGAATACATACTAGCTTATGTAAAACATTTAAAAAAAGGTATAAATTGA